A DNA window from Acinetobacter sp. 10FS3-1 contains the following coding sequences:
- a CDS encoding IS982 family transposase — MFNSTELFCVIDDFFLKFEATYWKFLKQSHHCLRIRKAQLSISEIIFIAIWYKCSHFNNFKAFFSWLKQDKSHLFKNLPCYQRMIHLINMHQLALHALHVALMKGQRSQYLWVDSTTLPVCKNQRIQRHKSLSKIASRGKSSMGWFYGCKLHVVMNQLGEIVCSALSNGHVADIKMVEHLVEGLEAKLYADRGYISQDLKSRLKDQGIDLITYHRKNMKFIQLQESDEYHLKQRNKIETLFSLLKGQYNLVTSRVRSVCGFLGGIYASLCAYQLSHRNKPTIRVIE, encoded by the coding sequence ATGTTCAATAGTACTGAATTATTCTGTGTAATTGATGATTTCTTTCTTAAATTTGAAGCAACCTACTGGAAATTCCTCAAGCAAAGCCATCACTGCTTAAGAATCCGAAAAGCGCAACTGAGTATCTCTGAAATCATCTTTATCGCCATTTGGTATAAGTGTTCTCACTTCAATAATTTCAAAGCATTTTTTTCATGGCTGAAACAGGATAAAAGTCATTTATTTAAAAACTTACCTTGTTATCAACGCATGATTCACCTGATTAATATGCATCAATTAGCACTACATGCTTTACATGTAGCCTTAATGAAAGGTCAACGGAGCCAATATTTATGGGTTGACTCAACCACTTTACCTGTTTGTAAAAACCAACGGATTCAACGCCATAAATCATTATCTAAAATTGCTTCTCGCGGTAAAAGCTCAATGGGCTGGTTCTACGGCTGTAAATTACATGTTGTGATGAATCAACTTGGAGAAATAGTTTGTTCAGCATTATCCAATGGACATGTGGCTGACATAAAAATGGTTGAGCATTTGGTTGAAGGCTTAGAAGCAAAGCTTTACGCGGATCGTGGTTATATCAGCCAAGATTTAAAAAGTAGGTTGAAAGATCAAGGTATTGATTTAATTACTTATCATCGAAAGAATATGAAGTTTATTCAACTACAAGAATCTGATGAATATCACTTAAAACAGCGCAATAAAATAGAGACTTTATTCAGCCTATTGAAAGGACAGTACAATTTAGTGACGAGTAGAGTACGTAGTGTTTGTGGATTTCTAGGAGGGATTTATGCTTCATTGTGCGCATATCAATTGAGCCACAGAAATAAGCCAACCATTCGAGTAATCGAATAG
- a CDS encoding potassium transporter Kup: protein MQSTAEKAALPVITLAALGVVFGDIGTSPLYALRQCFLTAHLAISEASVLGILSLIFWCMMLTISFKYVTIIMRADNNGEGGIMSLLALNLRTTRIADQKKIFLIALGFIGASLFFGDGIITPAISVLSAIEGLSIATPIFDRWLMPLSIGILAGLFMLQRHGTGTMGKFFGPLTLLWFLSIGAFGLWSIAQTPFVLSMVNPYWAFHFVVDQPYVAFLTMGAVILTMTGGEAIYADMGHFGRLPIRMAWFVIVLPCLLLNYAGQGALLLRQPEALANPFYMLIPDWALYPMIGLATAAAVIASQAVITGVFSMVNQAIQLRYLPRLSVKHTSAVERGQIYLPFINWMLFISVLILILLFENSANLASAYGVAVTMTMLCGTILISILAYGFWRWPVWKVILFAAPFLTLDLIFVASTSLKIAAGGWVPILIGAVLFTILMTWKDGRALVLNRLEQDALPIELFIKSISMGDATKFVPGEAIFLTGTPSIVPHAMLHNIKHNKVLHERNILVTVITRDIPFVAKKDRIQVETLSKHFYRVYMYYGFKDQPNIPEALQQAYAEWGFEYDLMQISFFISRERIMHTVGDGMAAWREKLFVSMQRNTSPVSDFYQIPPNRVVELGSQIEM from the coding sequence ATGCAAAGTACAGCAGAAAAAGCAGCTCTTCCCGTGATTACGCTGGCTGCACTTGGGGTCGTTTTTGGAGATATTGGTACCAGCCCTCTATACGCACTGCGCCAATGTTTCCTGACAGCACATCTTGCGATCAGTGAAGCCTCTGTGCTTGGCATTCTGTCCCTGATTTTCTGGTGCATGATGCTGACCATCAGCTTTAAATATGTCACGATTATCATGCGTGCCGATAATAATGGCGAAGGCGGCATCATGTCGCTACTGGCTTTAAATCTGCGCACTACACGAATTGCAGATCAGAAGAAAATTTTTCTAATTGCATTGGGGTTTATCGGGGCCTCGCTGTTTTTTGGAGATGGCATTATCACGCCAGCCATCTCGGTGCTTTCCGCTATTGAAGGCTTAAGTATTGCCACGCCTATCTTTGACCGCTGGCTGATGCCGCTGTCGATCGGGATTCTGGCCGGGCTGTTTATGCTGCAACGCCATGGTACAGGCACCATGGGGAAATTTTTTGGCCCCTTGACTTTGCTCTGGTTCCTGTCGATTGGGGCTTTCGGTTTGTGGAGTATTGCCCAGACGCCATTTGTACTTTCGATGGTGAATCCTTATTGGGCTTTTCACTTTGTTGTCGATCAGCCCTATGTCGCATTTCTTACCATGGGCGCGGTGATTCTGACCATGACTGGGGGTGAAGCAATCTATGCCGATATGGGCCATTTTGGCCGCTTGCCGATTCGTATGGCCTGGTTTGTGATTGTTTTACCTTGCCTGCTGCTGAACTATGCTGGACAGGGCGCATTGTTATTACGTCAACCAGAAGCGTTAGCCAATCCTTTTTATATGCTGATCCCGGACTGGGCACTTTATCCAATGATTGGACTCGCCACTGCGGCAGCGGTGATTGCATCTCAGGCTGTGATTACCGGGGTATTCTCCATGGTCAATCAGGCGATTCAGCTGCGTTATTTACCGCGTCTGAGTGTGAAGCATACTTCGGCGGTAGAGCGTGGCCAGATTTATCTGCCTTTTATTAACTGGATGCTGTTTATCTCGGTGTTAATCCTGATCTTGCTGTTTGAAAACAGTGCCAATCTGGCCAGTGCCTATGGCGTGGCAGTCACCATGACCATGCTTTGCGGGACTATTTTGATTAGTATTTTGGCCTATGGATTCTGGCGCTGGCCGGTCTGGAAAGTCATACTCTTTGCTGCTCCATTTTTAACGCTTGACCTGATTTTTGTTGCCTCTACCTCCTTAAAAATTGCTGCGGGAGGCTGGGTGCCGATTCTGATTGGTGCGGTGCTGTTTACCATTTTAATGACCTGGAAAGATGGGCGTGCACTGGTACTCAACCGTCTGGAGCAGGATGCCTTACCAATCGAACTGTTTATCAAAAGTATTTCGATGGGAGATGCGACCAAGTTTGTTCCGGGTGAAGCCATTTTCCTGACCGGAACCCCGAGCATTGTTCCGCATGCCATGTTACATAACATCAAGCACAACAAGGTGCTGCATGAACGCAATATTCTGGTGACCGTGATTACCCGGGATATCCCTTTTGTGGCGAAAAAAGATCGCATTCAGGTTGAAACGCTTAGCAAGCATTTTTATCGGGTCTATATGTATTATGGTTTTAAAGACCAGCCGAATATTCCGGAGGCTTTGCAACAAGCCTATGCCGAATGGGGCTTTGAATATGATCTGATGCAGATCAGTTTCTTTATTTCACGGGAGCGGATTATGCATACGGTAGGGGATGGCATGGCCGCATGGCGAGAAAAGCTGTTTGTTTCCATGCAGCGTAATACCAGTCCGGTCAGTGACTTTTACCAGATTCCGCCTAATCGAGTAGTAGAGTTAGGTAGTCAGATCGAAATGTAA
- a CDS encoding DNA/RNA non-specific endonuclease yields the protein MAKKQSKPKSGVTPLLKGNSVKIILGVVASVSFAIAFGQERLGQWVSLGTTSNSSCLAQFYYDAPPYLMKDSLKKDSYSLCFNGFNVGYSGVSKTPLWVAEVLTPARLSQKIPREDSFHEEGRVKAVHRATLADYRGSGYDRGHMAPNADMPTKAAQYDSFSLANMVPQAPKNNQQVWRELEEATRAIVMRQKQDVYVITGPVFAAKKLKTIGNGVIVPTAVYKAIYIPKTGAIGAYYAPNDNSQTVRVVSVCYLEEKLGINLFSQLTEEQKRNTYHLPLTARAVKASQKIAYSHWDAESQCAEGVSKENLQALQREFKAVTSDSPTQNRNTAASNMTESNTQTALISQLTEAILQFILQLLK from the coding sequence ATGGCCAAGAAGCAATCTAAACCGAAGAGTGGTGTAACTCCGTTGTTAAAAGGAAATAGTGTCAAAATCATCTTGGGTGTAGTGGCCTCGGTCAGTTTTGCGATTGCATTTGGTCAAGAAAGGCTGGGTCAGTGGGTGTCTTTGGGAACGACGTCAAACTCATCTTGCCTGGCACAGTTTTATTATGATGCTCCACCTTATCTGATGAAAGACAGTCTGAAAAAAGACAGTTATTCACTGTGTTTTAATGGCTTTAATGTTGGATATTCTGGGGTGTCGAAAACTCCGCTCTGGGTGGCAGAGGTTTTAACGCCAGCACGGCTGAGCCAAAAAATTCCGCGTGAAGACAGCTTCCATGAAGAAGGACGTGTGAAGGCAGTGCATCGCGCAACGCTGGCGGATTATCGTGGTTCAGGCTATGACCGCGGGCATATGGCGCCTAATGCGGATATGCCAACCAAGGCAGCCCAGTATGACAGTTTTTCGCTGGCCAATATGGTGCCGCAAGCTCCTAAAAATAATCAGCAGGTCTGGCGCGAACTGGAAGAGGCAACCCGGGCAATAGTCATGCGACAAAAGCAGGATGTGTATGTGATTACCGGTCCGGTCTTTGCTGCGAAAAAACTGAAAACCATTGGTAATGGCGTCATTGTGCCAACCGCCGTCTATAAAGCGATTTATATACCAAAAACCGGGGCGATCGGGGCTTATTATGCGCCAAACGATAATTCACAAACGGTTCGAGTTGTGAGTGTCTGCTATCTGGAAGAAAAGCTGGGAATTAACCTGTTCTCGCAGTTAACCGAAGAGCAAAAACGTAATACCTACCATTTACCGTTGACGGCCAGAGCTGTGAAAGCCAGCCAGAAGATTGCCTATTCCCACTGGGATGCAGAAAGCCAGTGTGCCGAAGGCGTATCCAAGGAAAACTTGCAGGCCTTGCAGCGTGAATTTAAAGCGGTGACCAGCGATAGCCCGACGCAAAATAGAAACACCGCTGCAAGCAATATGACAGAAAGCAATACTCAGACGGCTTTGATCAGCCAGTTGACCGAAGCGATTCTTCAGTTCATTCTGCAACTGCTGAAATAG
- a CDS encoding helix-turn-helix domain-containing protein yields the protein MQTQKDYAGSVYGGLGHLLLAFYNKYQLKPPQKLLDVQPLERFDYVIWHDLLTTLEQQLQRPALGLEIAALVQPKYLGILAYIALSCETLSDALMRYHDYHRLIYDGTPLQISIHNEILSIGWDDIPFNLSSQITDEVAIALLMEFLKSILDIHDIRLHEVHFKRSPPKNTMIYEQYFRAKVRFNQDKAQIQLTVSELSRPLRQGDQTLQELLKQQAEALLEKLPHATDMDQRLQQAILAGLQKNMFQIEAIARQMNLSVRKLQRYLQQQGKTYQQRMQEIRCMMAQQYLKDSRLSLQEIALLLGYSEQSAFQRAFKHWTAQTPQQWRSNYLASAK from the coding sequence ATGCAGACTCAGAAAGATTATGCGGGTTCAGTCTATGGTGGTTTAGGTCATTTGCTGCTGGCTTTTTATAATAAATATCAGTTGAAGCCACCACAAAAATTGCTGGATGTTCAGCCACTGGAACGTTTTGATTATGTCATCTGGCATGATCTGTTAACCACCTTGGAACAACAGTTGCAGCGCCCGGCACTTGGCCTGGAAATTGCCGCACTCGTGCAACCAAAATATTTAGGCATACTGGCCTATATTGCCCTGTCCTGTGAAACCCTGAGCGATGCGCTCATGCGTTATCATGATTATCACCGTCTGATCTATGACGGCACACCTTTGCAGATATCTATCCATAATGAGATCCTCAGCATTGGCTGGGACGATATCCCCTTTAACCTGTCCTCCCAGATCACCGATGAAGTCGCGATTGCCCTGTTAATGGAATTTCTCAAATCGATTCTGGATATCCATGATATTCGGCTGCATGAGGTTCATTTCAAACGCTCTCCACCCAAAAACACCATGATTTACGAGCAGTATTTCCGCGCCAAGGTACGTTTTAATCAGGATAAAGCCCAGATTCAACTGACAGTTTCAGAGCTGTCCCGGCCTCTGCGGCAAGGTGATCAGACCTTGCAGGAACTGCTTAAACAGCAGGCTGAAGCCCTGTTAGAAAAATTACCTCATGCCACCGATATGGATCAACGTTTACAGCAAGCCATACTGGCTGGCCTGCAAAAAAACATGTTTCAGATTGAGGCGATTGCCCGGCAGATGAACCTGTCCGTACGCAAATTACAGCGTTATTTGCAGCAGCAGGGGAAAACCTACCAGCAGCGCATGCAGGAAATCCGCTGCATGATGGCGCAGCAATATTTAAAGGACTCACGCTTGAGCCTGCAAGAAATTGCCCTGCTGCTTGGCTATTCTGAACAGAGTGCTTTTCAGCGTGCCTTCAAGCACTGGACGGCGCAGACCCCGCAGCAATGGCGTTCTAATTATTTAGCCAGTGCAAAATAG
- the hisF gene encoding imidazole glycerol phosphate synthase subunit HisF: MLAKRIIPCLDVDNGRVVKGVQFLDIRDAGDPVEVARRYNEQGADEITFLDITATHHGRDTTYRTVERMAESVFVPLTVGGGVRKVEDIRLLLNAGADKVSINSAAVFNPEFVQEASQRFGAQCIVVAIDAKRTGENKWEIFTHGGRKPTGIDALQWAEKMASYGAGELLITSMDADGTKAGYDIPLMRAINDRVTVPTIASGGVGTLQHLADGIIHGGADAVLAASIFHFGQHTIPEAKAYMAAQGIEMRL, encoded by the coding sequence ATGCTAGCTAAACGTATTATTCCTTGTCTGGACGTTGATAACGGTCGCGTGGTCAAAGGTGTTCAGTTCCTTGATATCCGTGATGCAGGTGACCCGGTCGAAGTGGCGCGTCGTTATAATGAACAGGGTGCCGATGAAATCACTTTCCTTGATATTACTGCTACACATCATGGACGTGACACGACTTATCGTACAGTGGAACGTATGGCTGAATCGGTCTTTGTGCCGTTAACCGTCGGTGGTGGCGTACGCAAGGTCGAAGACATCCGATTGCTGCTCAATGCCGGTGCAGATAAAGTCAGTATCAACTCGGCTGCGGTCTTTAATCCGGAGTTTGTTCAGGAAGCCTCGCAACGTTTCGGCGCCCAGTGTATTGTGGTGGCGATTGATGCCAAGAGAACTGGTGAAAACAAATGGGAAATTTTTACCCACGGTGGCCGTAAACCAACGGGTATCGATGCACTGCAATGGGCCGAGAAAATGGCCAGTTATGGCGCAGGTGAACTGCTGATTACCTCAATGGATGCCGATGGAACCAAAGCCGGCTATGATATTCCTCTCATGCGTGCCATCAATGACCGGGTCACGGTTCCCACCATTGCTTCAGGTGGAGTAGGCACCTTACAGCATCTGGCAGACGGTATTATTCACGGCGGAGCAGATGCGGTACTTGCGGCTTCAATTTTCCACTTTGGCCAGCACACCATTCCGGAAGCCAAAGCTTATATGGCCGCTCAGGGCATTGAAATGCGCCTGTGA
- a CDS encoding homoserine kinase, with protein sequence MSVYTTLTLKEVQEFAAPYGLKVIDLIPIQAGIQNTNYFLVCENRQYVLTIFEELDDKAAGELVPVLECLGQAGLAVPVPLSHSGKAIHRIKNKPAQIAPRLMGEHPISPTVAQVEAIAVAQAQMHMALQDFELERAFVRDHAYWYGVALDLKSSLSPADKVLLGKLLGLYDALTAVYPDRPRGFIHSDLFRDNTLFQGDELKGILDFYELNKDEFLFDIAITLNDFCSNYPDVTLNEEKALAFLTAYEGVRPLTEDEKACLELYLAMAAGRFWMMRLQVAQKNTTEGRSGADILQKNPIEMRNMLIERLKFVTA encoded by the coding sequence ATGTCGGTTTATACCACTTTGACTTTAAAGGAAGTTCAGGAGTTCGCAGCACCTTATGGATTGAAGGTGATCGACCTGATTCCTATTCAGGCAGGTATTCAAAACACCAACTATTTTCTGGTCTGCGAAAACCGGCAATATGTCCTGACCATCTTTGAAGAACTGGATGACAAGGCGGCAGGAGAACTGGTGCCTGTACTGGAATGTTTGGGGCAGGCCGGACTGGCGGTACCAGTTCCCTTATCGCACTCTGGCAAAGCGATTCACCGTATCAAGAATAAACCGGCCCAGATTGCACCGCGTCTGATGGGGGAGCATCCAATATCGCCTACCGTGGCTCAGGTTGAGGCGATTGCAGTGGCGCAGGCACAAATGCATATGGCCTTGCAAGACTTCGAACTGGAGCGCGCCTTTGTACGTGACCATGCCTATTGGTATGGTGTGGCGCTGGATCTCAAGTCCAGTTTAAGTCCGGCAGACAAGGTGTTACTAGGCAAACTTTTAGGTTTGTATGATGCTTTGACTGCGGTCTATCCAGACCGTCCACGCGGCTTTATCCATTCCGACCTGTTTCGTGACAATACCTTATTCCAGGGTGACGAGCTGAAGGGAATTCTGGATTTTTATGAGCTGAATAAAGACGAATTCCTGTTTGATATCGCGATTACCCTAAATGATTTCTGTAGCAATTATCCCGATGTTACTTTAAACGAAGAGAAGGCCCTGGCTTTTCTCACTGCCTATGAAGGTGTCCGTCCTTTAACTGAAGATGAAAAAGCCTGTCTGGAGCTGTATCTGGCCATGGCAGCCGGACGTTTCTGGATGATGCGTTTACAGGTGGCCCAGAAGAATACAACCGAGGGGCGTAGCGGGGCAGATATTTTGCAAAAAAATCCAATCGAGATGCGTAATATGCTGATTGAACGTTTAAAGTTCGTCACTGCTTAA
- a CDS encoding DUF1294 domain-containing protein — protein MRDQGRLVEWFDDKGYGFIQPNDQAKDRVFLHIKDFARPGPRPIVGCALDYLVILDERGRYRAQQVMYLKASQARTASARKPAATTAPSQKLQRMQIACVVYILVLAGLTLAGLLSGLVLLFISLINALSYWLYAQDKEAAQLGNRRIPENTLHLVAFLGGWPAAWLAQQKLRHKTQKQPFRQIYFCTIAFNIILMVWLISPLNSLSI, from the coding sequence ATGCGTGATCAGGGGCGTCTGGTGGAATGGTTTGATGATAAGGGTTATGGTTTTATTCAGCCCAATGATCAGGCCAAAGACCGCGTGTTTTTGCATATCAAGGATTTTGCACGCCCGGGACCGCGTCCAATTGTTGGCTGTGCACTGGATTATCTGGTAATTCTGGATGAGCGTGGACGTTATCGTGCCCAGCAGGTGATGTACCTAAAAGCCTCTCAAGCCCGAACAGCGTCTGCACGCAAGCCAGCAGCGACCACAGCGCCTTCTCAAAAATTACAGCGCATGCAGATTGCTTGTGTGGTTTATATTCTGGTATTGGCAGGGCTGACTCTGGCCGGTCTGCTCAGTGGCTTGGTGTTGTTATTCATCAGCCTGATCAATGCCCTGAGCTATTGGCTCTATGCTCAGGATAAGGAAGCCGCGCAACTCGGTAATCGCCGTATTCCGGAAAATACCCTGCATCTGGTGGCCTTTTTAGGCGGATGGCCGGCTGCCTGGCTGGCACAGCAAAAATTAAGGCACAAAACACAAAAACAACCTTTTAGGCAGATTTATTTTTGTACCATAGCCTTTAATATTATTTTAATGGTATGGCTGATTTCTCCCTTGAATAGTTTGAGTATTTAG
- a CDS encoding DUF4870 family protein encodes MNYSIDKDPNRSLTLILYILYIVAIFSAGLLAIIALVINYVKRSAVRGTIFESHFTWQIRTFWWYLIWNIIAFIPFLLLFFTHDDPDLFAGVALGASAFCIAVIGLSWIWIVYRAIRGIMRLNDNQPMYRAEQ; translated from the coding sequence ATGAACTACTCTATTGATAAAGATCCGAATCGAAGCCTAACCCTGATTCTGTATATTTTATATATTGTGGCGATTTTTAGCGCGGGCTTGCTGGCAATCATTGCCCTGGTGATTAACTATGTAAAACGTTCTGCGGTGCGCGGGACAATTTTTGAAAGTCATTTTACCTGGCAAATCCGCACTTTCTGGTGGTATCTGATCTGGAATATCATCGCTTTCATTCCTTTCCTGCTGTTGTTCTTTACCCATGACGATCCGGATCTCTTTGCCGGTGTGGCTTTGGGCGCTTCAGCTTTTTGTATTGCCGTGATTGGTTTGTCCTGGATCTGGATTGTCTACCGGGCGATTCGCGGTATTATGCGCCTGAATGATAACCAGCCCATGTATCGTGCTGAACAGTAA
- a CDS encoding DMT family transporter translates to MSTSVYHLRSGWTAKAPQIALVLITIIWGGSFITVQYGLNFSSPVLFVGLRFAAAAIAVSLISLQHLRGMTLKEVWAGAVIGAVIAIGYATQTVGLQSISSSESAFLTALYVPLVPLLLWLLFGKKPQVMTWVGVLLAFVGLVFLTGNGWGAIQLNFGQILTLLGSFAIALEIIFISHFAEQVNVRRVTVLQLFFASLFCFLVAPWLGESRLPVSHWHLAGILVALGIASACIQLVMNWAQRRVDPSQAAIIYAGEPIWAGLFGRLAGERLPALALLGGLMVVLGVIVSEWKPQFLRKIKKEKLG, encoded by the coding sequence ATGTCTACATCTGTTTATCATCTTCGCTCTGGCTGGACAGCCAAAGCGCCTCAAATCGCCTTGGTCCTGATCACGATCATCTGGGGTGGCAGTTTTATTACCGTACAATACGGCCTGAATTTTAGCAGTCCAGTGCTGTTTGTGGGCTTGCGTTTTGCGGCAGCTGCGATTGCGGTAAGTTTGATCTCACTTCAGCATCTTCGGGGCATGACGCTAAAAGAAGTATGGGCCGGTGCGGTAATTGGCGCGGTGATTGCCATAGGGTATGCCACCCAGACAGTGGGGTTACAGAGCATTAGCAGTAGCGAGTCGGCCTTTTTGACTGCCCTGTATGTTCCTCTGGTTCCTTTGCTGCTCTGGCTGCTCTTCGGTAAAAAACCGCAGGTGATGACCTGGGTAGGTGTTCTGTTGGCCTTTGTGGGACTGGTGTTTTTAACCGGAAATGGCTGGGGTGCAATTCAGCTGAATTTTGGCCAGATCCTGACCTTGCTTGGTTCATTTGCAATTGCTTTGGAAATTATTTTTATCAGCCATTTTGCCGAGCAGGTGAATGTGCGGCGGGTGACTGTACTGCAACTGTTTTTTGCCTCCCTATTCTGCTTTCTGGTTGCACCTTGGCTTGGAGAGTCCCGCCTGCCAGTGTCTCACTGGCATCTGGCTGGTATTTTAGTCGCGCTGGGAATAGCCAGTGCGTGTATACAGCTAGTTATGAACTGGGCCCAGCGCCGGGTAGATCCGTCTCAGGCAGCCATCATTTATGCTGGAGAGCCGATCTGGGCCGGCCTGTTTGGCCGTCTGGCCGGAGAACGCCTGCCCGCACTGGCTCTGCTGGGTGGGCTGATGGTAGTACTAGGTGTCATTGTCAGTGAATGGAAACCCCAATTCCTCAGAAAAATAAAAAAGGAAAAGCTGGGATAG
- the hisA gene encoding 1-(5-phosphoribosyl)-5-[(5-phosphoribosylamino)methylideneamino]imidazole-4-carboxamide isomerase, with protein sequence MLIIPAIDLKDGKCVRLKQGRMEDDTVFSDDPVATAQHWVNEGARRLHLVDLNGAFAGTPVHKPVVEAIVRSQPELPIQIGGGIRSLETIEHYLEAGVSFVIIGTKAVQEPEFVEEACKKFAGHIIVGIDAMNGMVATDGWANITDVKATDLAKRFADAGVSSIVYTDIARDGMMQGVNIEQTVTLAQYSGLPVIASGGVTNMDDVRQLKDQPGILGAITGRAIYEGTLSLREAQLLLDEQEAL encoded by the coding sequence ATGCTGATCATCCCGGCAATTGACCTGAAAGATGGCAAATGTGTCCGCTTAAAACAAGGTCGTATGGAAGACGATACCGTATTTTCTGATGATCCGGTTGCAACAGCACAGCATTGGGTCAATGAAGGTGCTCGCCGTCTGCATCTGGTGGACCTTAATGGTGCCTTTGCAGGTACACCGGTACATAAGCCGGTGGTCGAAGCTATTGTCAGGTCTCAACCTGAGCTGCCTATCCAGATTGGTGGCGGAATCCGTTCGCTGGAAACGATTGAGCATTATCTGGAAGCAGGTGTGTCATTTGTAATTATCGGCACCAAAGCGGTTCAGGAGCCTGAGTTCGTCGAAGAAGCATGCAAGAAATTCGCTGGACATATCATTGTCGGTATTGATGCCATGAATGGCATGGTGGCAACCGATGGCTGGGCCAATATTACCGATGTCAAAGCCACTGATCTGGCCAAACGTTTTGCAGATGCCGGCGTATCTAGCATTGTCTATACCGATATTGCCCGTGATGGCATGATGCAGGGTGTAAACATCGAGCAGACCGTCACTCTGGCACAATATTCAGGGTTGCCTGTGATTGCTTCAGGTGGGGTCACTAATATGGATGATGTGCGTCAGCTGAAAGATCAACCAGGTATTCTAGGTGCAATTACCGGCCGTGCGATTTATGAAGGGACTTTAAGCCTGCGTGAAGCACAATTATTGCTGGATGAGCAGGAAGCGCTATAA
- a CDS encoding 3'-5' exonuclease, protein MDECLHSVLPSKEHIATFPRFQNLVPERILVINSLQQCEALRSELEQVTVFGFDSESKPTFKAGEVSTGPHLIQLATLDKAYLFQMHEQIWQFLKPIFASRDQIKVGFGLKNDAHLFRKRGIELNNVIELSTCFRDFGLKNPIGLKNAMALLFQVNFPKSKHISTSNWATKHLSPAQISYATADAYAPRLVFEELLARGLLPKDLPSTSLKPKIRPNSTI, encoded by the coding sequence ATGGATGAATGCTTACATTCCGTCTTACCAAGCAAAGAACACATTGCAACGTTTCCTCGGTTTCAAAATCTTGTACCTGAACGCATCCTTGTGATTAACAGTCTACAGCAATGTGAAGCCTTGCGTTCGGAGCTTGAACAGGTGACAGTATTCGGTTTTGACTCGGAATCCAAACCCACCTTTAAGGCCGGTGAAGTGTCTACAGGCCCGCATCTGATTCAACTGGCGACTCTGGACAAAGCCTATCTTTTTCAAATGCACGAGCAGATCTGGCAGTTTTTAAAACCGATTTTTGCCAGCCGTGACCAGATTAAAGTCGGTTTCGGCCTGAAAAATGATGCCCATCTCTTTCGTAAAAGAGGGATTGAACTGAACAACGTGATAGAGCTATCGACATGTTTTAGGGATTTTGGCCTAAAAAATCCGATAGGGCTGAAAAATGCCATGGCTTTGCTGTTTCAGGTCAATTTCCCCAAATCGAAACACATCAGCACCTCAAACTGGGCCACAAAACATCTCAGTCCGGCCCAGATCAGCTATGCGACAGCCGATGCCTATGCACCGCGTCTAGTGTTTGAAGAACTACTGGCGCGGGGATTATTACCCAAAGACCTTCCTAGTACCTCCCTCAAACCCAAAATCCGGCCGAACTCCACAATATAG
- a CDS encoding DUF805 domain-containing protein, translated as MLNTIHDSGFKPAGRFSRRSYLAWNMLMGFFFLLIGCVIALMLPGINLDTLGSSLSSPVIILFIFLYGVAIYFSMVFTIRRLHDRNHSGWFSLLLLVPVVNILFALYLLFAPGDQQANQFGQPRTTRGWENVLAILYILVLILLFIATFMISGDSLPKL; from the coding sequence ATGCTTAATACCATTCATGATTCTGGATTCAAACCTGCTGGCCGTTTTAGCCGTCGTTCTTATCTCGCCTGGAATATGCTCATGGGCTTTTTCTTTCTGCTCATCGGGTGTGTTATCGCCTTGATGCTGCCAGGCATAAATCTGGATACTCTGGGAAGCTCACTCTCCTCTCCTGTAATCATCCTGTTTATTTTCCTGTACGGCGTGGCTATTTATTTTAGTATGGTCTTTACTATTCGCCGCCTGCATGACCGCAATCATAGCGGCTGGTTCAGCCTGCTGCTGCTGGTGCCTGTGGTGAATATTTTATTTGCCCTTTATCTCCTGTTTGCACCTGGGGATCAACAGGCGAACCAGTTTGGACAACCCCGTACTACCCGTGGCTGGGAAAATGTACTGGCTATTTTGTATATTCTGGTCCTTATTTTATTATTCATAGCGACTTTTATGATATCGGGTGACTCTCTGCCAAAACTCTAA